From Coregonus clupeaformis isolate EN_2021a unplaced genomic scaffold, ASM2061545v1 scaf0227, whole genome shotgun sequence, a single genomic window includes:
- the LOC121546245 gene encoding cyclin-dependent kinase inhibitor 1 isoform X1, producing MRKKIHWDIEMASSLSDMAMLVCGSVEELKRRAQGPVRRNLFGPVDHEQLQQDFQRHLCMSAESANKRWDFDFNTGRPAAKGASVEWEEMKCQDVPAFYHSCVVRKPVIGIAGRRAERENVRLVRASSPGSSSCGEEYLEVTTRESYRIQRQERRMASQRAGAVKRRQAAITEFFVVKKRRAMHHKRSSRQ from the exons ggACATTGAGATGGCATCATCATTATCTGACATGGCCATGCTGGTCTGTGGGAGTGTGGAGGAGCTGAAGCGGAGGGCCCAGGGCCCGGTGAGGAGGAACCTGTTTGGGCCTGTGGACCACGAGCAGCTGCAACAGGACTTCCAGAGGCACCTGTGTATGAGCGCGGAGTCAGCCAACAAGCGCTGGGACTTTGACTTCAACACCGGCCGGCCGGCCGCCAAGGGCGCCAGCGTGGAGTGGGAGGAGATGAAGTGCCAGGATGTGCCGGCGTTCTACCACAGCTGCGTGGTGAGGAAGCCGGTGATTGGCATCGCCGGGCGGAGGGCGGAGAGAGAGAACGTCAGGCTGGTGCGGGCATCGTCTCCAGGGTCATCCAGCTGTGGAGAGGAGTACCTGGAGGTGACCACCAGGGAGAGCTATAGGATCcagaggcaggagaggaggatGGCCAGCCAGAGGGCAGGAGCAGTCAAACGGAGACAAGCCGCCATAACAG AATTCTTTGTCGTGAAGAAGAGGAGGGCCATGCATCACAAACGGTCCTCTCGGCAGTGA
- the LOC121546245 gene encoding cyclin-dependent kinase inhibitor 1 isoform X2, whose product MKMRDIEMASSLSDMAMLVCGSVEELKRRAQGPVRRNLFGPVDHEQLQQDFQRHLCMSAESANKRWDFDFNTGRPAAKGASVEWEEMKCQDVPAFYHSCVVRKPVIGIAGRRAERENVRLVRASSPGSSSCGEEYLEVTTRESYRIQRQERRMASQRAGAVKRRQAAITEFFVVKKRRAMHHKRSSRQ is encoded by the exons ggACATTGAGATGGCATCATCATTATCTGACATGGCCATGCTGGTCTGTGGGAGTGTGGAGGAGCTGAAGCGGAGGGCCCAGGGCCCGGTGAGGAGGAACCTGTTTGGGCCTGTGGACCACGAGCAGCTGCAACAGGACTTCCAGAGGCACCTGTGTATGAGCGCGGAGTCAGCCAACAAGCGCTGGGACTTTGACTTCAACACCGGCCGGCCGGCCGCCAAGGGCGCCAGCGTGGAGTGGGAGGAGATGAAGTGCCAGGATGTGCCGGCGTTCTACCACAGCTGCGTGGTGAGGAAGCCGGTGATTGGCATCGCCGGGCGGAGGGCGGAGAGAGAGAACGTCAGGCTGGTGCGGGCATCGTCTCCAGGGTCATCCAGCTGTGGAGAGGAGTACCTGGAGGTGACCACCAGGGAGAGCTATAGGATCcagaggcaggagaggaggatGGCCAGCCAGAGGGCAGGAGCAGTCAAACGGAGACAAGCCGCCATAACAG AATTCTTTGTCGTGAAGAAGAGGAGGGCCATGCATCACAAACGGTCCTCTCGGCAGTGA
- the LOC121546245 gene encoding cyclin-dependent kinase inhibitor 1B isoform X3: MDIEMASSLSDMAMLVCGSVEELKRRAQGPVRRNLFGPVDHEQLQQDFQRHLCMSAESANKRWDFDFNTGRPAAKGASVEWEEMKCQDVPAFYHSCVVRKPVIGIAGRRAERENVRLVRASSPGSSSCGEEYLEVTTRESYRIQRQERRMASQRAGAVKRRQAAITEFFVVKKRRAMHHKRSSRQ; the protein is encoded by the exons ggACATTGAGATGGCATCATCATTATCTGACATGGCCATGCTGGTCTGTGGGAGTGTGGAGGAGCTGAAGCGGAGGGCCCAGGGCCCGGTGAGGAGGAACCTGTTTGGGCCTGTGGACCACGAGCAGCTGCAACAGGACTTCCAGAGGCACCTGTGTATGAGCGCGGAGTCAGCCAACAAGCGCTGGGACTTTGACTTCAACACCGGCCGGCCGGCCGCCAAGGGCGCCAGCGTGGAGTGGGAGGAGATGAAGTGCCAGGATGTGCCGGCGTTCTACCACAGCTGCGTGGTGAGGAAGCCGGTGATTGGCATCGCCGGGCGGAGGGCGGAGAGAGAGAACGTCAGGCTGGTGCGGGCATCGTCTCCAGGGTCATCCAGCTGTGGAGAGGAGTACCTGGAGGTGACCACCAGGGAGAGCTATAGGATCcagaggcaggagaggaggatGGCCAGCCAGAGGGCAGGAGCAGTCAAACGGAGACAAGCCGCCATAACAG AATTCTTTGTCGTGAAGAAGAGGAGGGCCATGCATCACAAACGGTCCTCTCGGCAGTGA
- the LOC121546245 gene encoding cyclin-dependent kinase inhibitor 1B isoform X4 produces MASSLSDMAMLVCGSVEELKRRAQGPVRRNLFGPVDHEQLQQDFQRHLCMSAESANKRWDFDFNTGRPAAKGASVEWEEMKCQDVPAFYHSCVVRKPVIGIAGRRAERENVRLVRASSPGSSSCGEEYLEVTTRESYRIQRQERRMASQRAGAVKRRQAAITEFFVVKKRRAMHHKRSSRQ; encoded by the exons ATGGCATCATCATTATCTGACATGGCCATGCTGGTCTGTGGGAGTGTGGAGGAGCTGAAGCGGAGGGCCCAGGGCCCGGTGAGGAGGAACCTGTTTGGGCCTGTGGACCACGAGCAGCTGCAACAGGACTTCCAGAGGCACCTGTGTATGAGCGCGGAGTCAGCCAACAAGCGCTGGGACTTTGACTTCAACACCGGCCGGCCGGCCGCCAAGGGCGCCAGCGTGGAGTGGGAGGAGATGAAGTGCCAGGATGTGCCGGCGTTCTACCACAGCTGCGTGGTGAGGAAGCCGGTGATTGGCATCGCCGGGCGGAGGGCGGAGAGAGAGAACGTCAGGCTGGTGCGGGCATCGTCTCCAGGGTCATCCAGCTGTGGAGAGGAGTACCTGGAGGTGACCACCAGGGAGAGCTATAGGATCcagaggcaggagaggaggatGGCCAGCCAGAGGGCAGGAGCAGTCAAACGGAGACAAGCCGCCATAACAG AATTCTTTGTCGTGAAGAAGAGGAGGGCCATGCATCACAAACGGTCCTCTCGGCAGTGA